In one Pseudomonas sp. SCA2728.1_7 genomic region, the following are encoded:
- a CDS encoding urease subunit gamma: protein MDLTPREKDKLLIFTAGLVAERRLARGVKLNYPEAMAYISAALLEGARDGQTVAELMHFGTTLLNREQVMEGIPEMIPEIQVEATFPDGTKLVTVHQPIV from the coding sequence ATGGACCTGACCCCACGCGAAAAAGACAAGCTGCTGATTTTCACCGCCGGCCTCGTCGCCGAGCGGCGTTTGGCGCGCGGCGTGAAACTCAATTACCCGGAAGCCATGGCCTACATCTCCGCAGCGCTGCTCGAAGGCGCGCGTGACGGTCAGACCGTGGCCGAGCTGATGCACTTCGGCACCACCCTGCTCAACCGCGAACAAGTGATGGAAGGCATCCCGGAGATGATCCCGGAGATTCAGGTCGAAGCGACGTTCCCCGACGGCACCAAACTGGTCACCGTCCACCAACCGATCGTCTGA
- a CDS encoding GNAT family N-acetyltransferase, translating to MTYSIRDAVHADLPAIRDIYNDAVLNTTAIWNEQAVDLGNRQAWFSARQAQAYPILVIVDADNSVLGYASFGDWRPFDGFRHTVEHSVYVRSDQRGNGLGPQLMTVLIERAKTCDKHVMVAAIESGNAASIRLHERAGFSITGQMPQVGTKFGRWLDLTFMQLTLNPGAEPPDANKE from the coding sequence ATGACCTACTCCATTCGTGATGCCGTCCACGCCGATCTGCCGGCGATCCGCGACATCTACAACGACGCCGTACTCAACACCACGGCGATCTGGAATGAACAAGCCGTCGACCTCGGCAACCGTCAGGCATGGTTCAGCGCGCGTCAGGCTCAGGCCTATCCGATTCTGGTGATCGTCGACGCCGACAACAGTGTGCTCGGCTACGCTTCATTCGGTGACTGGCGGCCGTTCGACGGCTTCCGTCACACCGTCGAACACTCGGTCTACGTGCGCAGCGATCAGCGCGGCAACGGCCTCGGCCCGCAACTGATGACTGTGCTGATCGAACGGGCGAAGACCTGCGACAAGCATGTGATGGTCGCCGCCATTGAAAGCGGCAATGCCGCCTCGATTCGCCTGCACGAGCGCGCCGGTTTCAGCATTACCGGGCAGATGCCGCAAGTCGGCACCAAGTTCGGCCGCTGGCTCGATCTGACCTTCATGCAACTGACCCTCAACCCCGGCGCGGAGCCGCCTGACGCCAACAAGGAGTGA
- a CDS encoding GNAT family N-acetyltransferase — protein sequence MNAAQLRRVNAESFAHYRQGLIDLLLDAVGYGASVGFMADLDAAQARTYFDEVQDNVNKGSVLLWVVVKDEQVLASVQLGLCQKANGLNRAEVQKLLVREHARRRGLGQQLMSALELEAPKHKRGMLYLDTEAGSPAEDFYKALGYTRAGQIPDYACDPTGTYRPTALYYKILQGAQ from the coding sequence ATGAACGCCGCCCAGCTGCGCCGCGTCAATGCTGAAAGTTTTGCGCATTATCGTCAGGGCCTGATCGACCTGCTGCTCGATGCCGTGGGGTACGGCGCCAGCGTCGGCTTCATGGCCGACCTCGATGCTGCGCAGGCGCGCACGTATTTCGATGAGGTGCAGGACAACGTCAACAAGGGCAGCGTGCTGCTCTGGGTGGTGGTCAAGGATGAGCAGGTGCTGGCCAGTGTGCAGTTGGGTCTGTGCCAGAAGGCTAACGGTCTCAACCGCGCCGAGGTGCAGAAACTGCTGGTGCGCGAACACGCACGGCGTCGCGGTCTCGGTCAGCAATTGATGAGTGCGCTGGAACTCGAAGCGCCAAAACACAAGCGCGGCATGCTCTACCTCGACACCGAGGCCGGTTCGCCCGCCGAGGATTTCTACAAGGCGCTGGGTTACACCCGCGCGGGCCAGATTCCTGATTACGCCTGCGACCCGACCGGCACTTATCGGCCGACCGCCCTCTATTACAAGATTCTGCAAGGAGCCCAGTGA
- a CDS encoding urease subunit beta codes for MIPGEYQIQPGDIELNVGRRTLSLKVANSGDRPIQVGSHYHFFETNDALTFDRAASRGMRLNIPAGTAVRFEPGQSREVELVDYAGHRRVFGFAGRIMGDL; via the coding sequence ATGATTCCTGGCGAGTACCAGATCCAGCCCGGCGACATCGAACTCAACGTCGGCCGCCGCACCCTCAGCCTGAAAGTCGCCAACAGCGGCGACCGGCCGATCCAGGTCGGTTCGCACTATCACTTTTTTGAAACCAACGACGCGCTGACCTTCGATCGCGCCGCGAGCCGTGGCATGCGCCTGAATATTCCGGCGGGCACCGCGGTGCGCTTTGAGCCTGGGCAGAGTCGTGAGGTTGAGCTTGTGGATTATGCCGGGCATCGGCGGGTGTTCGGGTTTGCCGGACGGATCATGGGTGATCTCTGA
- the ureC gene encoding urease subunit alpha, whose amino-acid sequence MKISRQAYADMFGPTVGDKVRLADTELWIEVEQDFTTYGEEVKFGGGKVIRDGQGQSQLLAAEVVDTLITNALIIDHWGIVKADVGLKDGRIAAIGKAGNPDVQPNVTIAIGAGTEVIAGEGMILTAGGIDTHIHFICPQQIEEALMSGVTTMIGGGTGPATGTNATTCTSGPWHLARMLQAADAFPMNIGLTGKGNASLPEPLIEQVKAGAIGLKLHEDWGTTPASIDNCLSVADQFDVQVAIHTDTLNESGFVETTLGAFKGRTIHTYHTEGAGGGHAPDIIKACGFPNVLPSSTNPTRPFTRNTIDEHLDMLMVCHHLDPSIAEDVAFAESRIRRETIAAEDILHDLGAFSMISSDSQAMGRVGEVITRTWQTADKMKKQRGPLPQDGAGNDNFRAKRYIAKYTINPAITHGISHEVGSVEVGKWADLVLWRPAFFGVKPTLILKGGAIAASLMGDANASIPTPQPVHYRPMFASYGGSLHATSLTFISQAAQEAGLPEALGLKKKIAVVKGCRDVQKTDLIHNDYLPNIDVDPQTYQVKADGVLLWCEPAETLPMAQRYFLF is encoded by the coding sequence ATGAAAATCTCCAGACAAGCCTACGCCGACATGTTCGGCCCCACCGTCGGCGACAAGGTGCGCCTGGCCGACACCGAGCTGTGGATCGAAGTCGAACAAGACTTCACCACCTACGGCGAAGAAGTGAAATTCGGTGGCGGCAAAGTCATCCGCGACGGCCAGGGCCAGAGCCAACTGCTGGCCGCCGAAGTGGTCGACACACTGATCACTAACGCACTGATCATCGACCACTGGGGCATCGTCAAAGCCGACGTCGGCCTCAAGGACGGCCGCATCGCCGCCATCGGCAAAGCCGGCAACCCCGACGTGCAGCCCAACGTGACCATCGCCATCGGCGCCGGTACCGAAGTGATCGCCGGCGAAGGCATGATCCTCACCGCCGGTGGCATCGACACGCACATCCACTTCATCTGCCCGCAGCAGATCGAAGAAGCGCTGATGAGCGGCGTCACCACCATGATCGGCGGCGGCACCGGCCCAGCCACTGGCACCAACGCCACCACTTGCACCTCCGGGCCATGGCATCTGGCGCGCATGCTCCAGGCCGCCGATGCGTTCCCGATGAACATTGGCCTCACCGGCAAGGGCAACGCCAGCCTGCCGGAGCCGCTGATCGAACAGGTCAAGGCCGGCGCCATCGGCCTCAAATTGCACGAGGACTGGGGCACCACGCCGGCGAGCATCGACAACTGCCTGAGCGTTGCCGACCAGTTCGACGTGCAGGTGGCGATCCACACTGACACCCTCAACGAGTCCGGTTTCGTCGAAACCACCCTCGGCGCCTTCAAGGGTCGCACCATCCACACCTATCACACCGAAGGTGCCGGTGGCGGTCATGCGCCGGACATTATCAAGGCCTGCGGTTTCCCGAACGTATTGCCGAGCTCGACCAACCCGACCCGGCCGTTCACGCGCAACACCATCGACGAACACCTCGACATGCTGATGGTCTGCCATCACCTCGACCCGAGCATCGCCGAAGACGTCGCGTTCGCCGAAAGCCGTATCCGCCGCGAAACGATTGCCGCCGAAGACATCCTTCATGACCTCGGCGCGTTCTCGATGATCAGCTCCGACAGCCAAGCCATGGGCCGCGTCGGCGAAGTCATCACGCGCACCTGGCAAACCGCCGACAAGATGAAAAAACAACGCGGGCCACTGCCGCAGGACGGCGCAGGCAACGACAACTTCCGCGCCAAACGCTACATCGCCAAGTACACCATCAACCCGGCAATCACCCATGGCATCAGCCATGAAGTCGGTTCGGTGGAAGTGGGGAAATGGGCGGATCTGGTGCTGTGGCGCCCGGCTTTCTTTGGCGTGAAGCCGACGCTGATCCTCAAGGGCGGCGCGATTGCCGCCAGCCTGATGGGCGATGCCAACGCCTCGATCCCGACGCCACAACCGGTGCACTACCGCCCGATGTTCGCCAGTTACGGCGGCTCGCTGCATGCCACCAGCCTGACCTTTATCAGCCAGGCCGCGCAGGAGGCAGGGTTGCCGGAAGCGTTGGGGCTGAAAAAGAAAATCGCCGTGGTGAAGGGGTGCCGAGATGTGCAGAAAACCGACCTGATCCACAACGACTATCTGCCGAACATCGATGTCGATCCGCAGACGTATCAGGTCAAGGCTGATGGTGTGCTGCTGTGGTGTGAGCCGGCGGAAACACTGCCGATGGCGCAGCGGTACTTCCTGTTCTGA
- a CDS encoding chaperone modulator CbpM — MSSPLIVQLDLAEFCEAADLSDVYVIEIVEHGILEPQGAQPREWRFTDYELALAKRAAKLRRDLELEWEGVALALDLLEEVRKLRAENRMLRQRLGRLVVE, encoded by the coding sequence ATGAGCAGCCCCCTGATCGTTCAACTGGACCTGGCAGAATTCTGTGAGGCGGCCGATTTGTCGGACGTCTACGTGATCGAAATCGTCGAACACGGCATCCTCGAACCTCAGGGCGCGCAGCCCCGGGAATGGCGTTTCACCGATTACGAATTGGCCTTGGCCAAACGTGCGGCGAAGTTGCGCCGTGATCTGGAGCTGGAGTGGGAAGGGGTTGCGCTGGCGCTGGATCTGCTGGAAGAGGTGCGTAAATTGCGTGCCGAGAACCGCATGTTGCGCCAGCGGTTGGGGCGGCTGGTGGTGGAGTAG